A genomic window from Diospyros lotus cultivar Yz01 chromosome 2, ASM1463336v1, whole genome shotgun sequence includes:
- the LOC127795255 gene encoding uncharacterized protein LOC127795255 isoform X3, protein MLQWREHLQLVPWNGALILRRVFDQRNLVEASLFAGGCFAELSEDFGSILLEILINLVTSSETSSPVRLAGVRTLAKLGCSSSHACKAYKEGQKLVLCSSEEDFLVAMLISLSKLASRAACLIPVQVDLLFSFLTQEKPLRLRATALKCLHCITVRGMYHFPANAVLISTLACILDEHELPPVLQCEALQVLHKVLLYNLATMSYVDMLEFSQLLNVLENATQSPIMERRLTAISIIVDVLGKLMRKKEKALEESDSVAIPSRILSLITNQINLLVKPVPSLHELGSKIRQDVKSLFHVLLVLVENYPDLSDMVVDNICSLVENMMNEREEFLGRVEPDLPDQEIINLGGESSKFMTSKLLLYVPSVLIACFEHFNEASATTATPALNRVELLTKHVQECSLFDCFTRTVCASLLHSHITYPCILNEAEKNDNLDGNMSISFQQYFVHNEILALDCAKNMLARKDNWSAYKLGKFAACQGAWFSAAFIFEHLSAIVQSDTCCWWLKSLIEFAHAEWKVESVNLPDQGFSLANQLEIEKSAVMSFSNKLDATDQGMYCKQGLPNNIENLVEASKVLRSLEETMGAMVIPGHAFCFQRLFLALRANVLQSVADTLKLYHVPFTQDNGITVDTPSFLQWVTSMACSLNQIASQFNRLAREFDLIATSFLGMDNQSLETISVHALSCSLLAFISGFSLFFPRLHSDHILELSEERLFGILIQDLVWRLQQTDCETSRKLGLLWNIRRWPKSSILPPRSQILKISYVARGLLTACSYAVTGVVALQNEANKGKNDEILYQVAKDGLQLLLNIIIKWMLIPFQTPRQFFRVRPCILSELFALNSDSKSSAEITVLPGSHLSLSLCLQLKNVPVDLRVTWTKLYCILCCRTSFQVPPPGTTNGQIQLGSRDQEPDDMVYLNDKLLQYVKGCAKNANSMQYRRNAGDREGVEACVYFEPNERGQGFSTCLLDVSGFPPGSYRIKWQTCCVDSEGSYWTLLPSNDGPVFHVQKCD, encoded by the exons ATGCTTCAATGGAGAGAACATCTGCAGCTTGTGCCATGGAATGGAGCATTGATCTTGAGAAGGGTCTTCGATCAAAGAAACCTG GTAGAGGCATCCTTATTTGCTGGGGGATGCTTTGCTGAATTGTCTGAAGATTTTGGCTCCATACTTTTGGAGATATTGATTAATCTGGTGACATCATCTGAAACATCATCACCTGTAAGATTAGCAGGAGTGCGAACTCTTGCAAAACTGGGGTGCTCATCTTCACATGCATGTAAAGCTTACAAG GAAGGTCAAAAGCTGGTTTTATGTTCTTCAGAAGAAGATTTCTTGGTTGCAATGCTAATTTCACTTTCAAAACTTGCTTCCAGAGCTGCATGCCTGATTCCTGTACAG GTGGATTTACTCTTCTCTTTTCTAACCCAAGAGAAACCTTTGCGTTTGCGAGCTACGGCGTTAAAATGTCTGCATTGTATCACTGTAAGAGGAATGTACCATTTTCCTGCTAATGCTGTTTTAATCAGCACATTGGCATGCATCCTAGATGAACACGAACTTCCACCAGTCTTGCAATGTGAAGCTCTCCAAGTTCTGCACAAG GTCCTCTTATATAACCTAGCTACTATGTCTTATGTGGACATGCTTGAGTTTTCCCAGCTTTTAAATGTTCTTGAAAATGCTACTCAATCTCCTATCATGGAAAGGAGACTAACAGCCATCAGTATTATAGTTGATGTATTGGGTAAGCTCATGCGAAAGAAAGAGAAGGCTTTAGAAGAAAGTGATTCTGTTGCTATACCATCCAGGATATTGTCATTAATTACAAATCAGATCAACTTGCTGGTTAAGCCTGTACCAAGTCTTCACGAACTTGGTTCAAAAATAAGACAAGATGTTAAAAGCTTGTTCCATGTTCTTCTTGTTCTGGTTGAAAATTATCCAGATCTGAGTGATATGGTGGTGGATAACATTTGTTCACTTGTGGAAAACATGATGAATGAGCGTGAAGAGTTTTTGGGCAGAGTGGAACCTGACCTACCAGATCAAGAGATCATAAATTTGGGAGGAGAAAGTAGCAAGTTTATGACATCAAAGCTCTTGCTTTATGTGCCCAGTGTTTTGATTGCTTGCTTTGAACATTTTAATGAAGCCAGTGCAACTACTGCTACTCCAGCCCTTAATAGAGTGGAGCTTCTCACCAAACATGTACAAGAATGCAGCTTATTCGATTGCTTTACCCGCACGGTCTGTGCTTCTTTGTTGCATTCCCACATCACCTACCCTTGCATTTTGAATGAAGCAGAGAAAAATGATAATCTTGATGGAAACATGTCCATTTCTTTTCAGCAATACTTTGTTCATAATGAAATTCTTGCCCTTGACTGTGCAAAGAATATGTTAGCAAGAAAGGATAACTGGTCTGCTTACAAGCTTGGGAAATTTGCAGCATGTCAGGGAGCATGGTTCAGTGCCGCTTTTATTTTTGAGCATCTCTCAGCAATTGTTCAATCTGATACCTGTTGTTGGTGGTTAAAATCTCTGATTGAGTTTGCTCATGCTGAATGGAAAGTTGAATCGGTCAATTTACCAGACCAAGGTTTTAGTTTAGCAAATCagttagagattgaaaaatcaGCTGTCATGTCTTTCAGCAACAAGTTGGACGCAACAGACCAAGGCATGTATTGCAAACAGGGGTTACCTAACAACATTGAAAATCTTGTGGAGGCTTCTAAGGTTCTTCGTTCTCTAGAGGAAACAATGGGAGCCATGGTGATACCAGGTCATGCTTTTTGTTTCCAGAGATTGTTTTTGGCTCTTAGAGCAAATGTTCTGCAATCTGTGGCTGATACCCTAAAGCTCTACCATGTTCCATTCACACAGGATAATGGTATCACAGTTGATACACCAAGTTTTTTGCAATGGGTAACTTCCATGGCATGCTCTCTCAATCAAATAGCTTCCCAGTTTAATAGGCTAGCACGTGAATTTGATCTAATTGCCACATCTTTCTTGGGCATGGACAACCAAAGTTTGGAAACCATTTCAGTACATGCACTTAGTTGTTCATTATTAGCCTTCATTTCTGgattttcccttttctttccaaGATTACATAGTGACCATATATTGGAATTGTCAGAGGAACGTTTATTTGGTATACTTATACAGGATCTGGTCTGGCGGCTGCAACAAACAGACTGTGAAACCAGCAGAAAACTTGGGTTACTTTGGAACATTCGTAGATGGCCCAAGAGCTCTATTTTACCACCCCGAAGTCAAATATTGAAGATTAGTTATGTAGCAAGAGGCCTTCTTACAGCTTGTAGTTATGCTGTCACAGGGGTGGTTGCTTTGCAAAATGAGGCAAATAAAGGGAAGAATGATGAAATTCTATACCAAGTTGCTAAGGATGGCTTGCAACTTCTGTTGAACATAATTATAAAATGGATGCTCATCCCTTTCCAGACTCCCCGTCAGTTCTTCCGAGTAAG GCCTTGCATTTTATCTGAACTATTTGCTTTAAACAGTGACAGTAAAAGTTCAGCTGAGATAACAGTCTTGCCAGGCTCTCATCTGTCCCTAAGCCTTTGTCTTCAATTGAAAAATGTACCGGTAGATCTCCGAGTTACTTGGACCAAGCTGTATTGCATCCTTTGTTGTAGAACATCTTTCCAGGTACCCCCTCCGGGAACAACTAATGGGCAAATTCAGTTGGGTAGTCGTGATCAAGAGCCTGATGACATGGTTTATTTAAACGATAAGTTATTGCAGTATGTAAAAGGGTGCGCAAAAAATGCCAACAGCATGCAGTATAGACGTAATGCTGGTGATCGTGAAGGTGTTGAGGCGTGTGTGTACTTCGAACCTAATGAGAGAGGGCAAGGATTCTCTACTTGCTTGCTTGATGTTTCTGGTTTTCCTCCGGGTTCTTACAGAATCAAATGGCAGACCTGTTGTGTCGACAGCGAAGGCTCATATTGGACCCTTCTTCCTTCTAATGACGGCCCTGTCTTCCACGTACAGAAATGTGACTAA
- the LOC127795255 gene encoding uncharacterized protein LOC127795255 isoform X2: MERTSAACAMEWSIDLEKGLRSKKPAILRIGPRLELWDREPAINVAQYNMFGLIPGEDKLFANAILLRLMDAFSLGDTQTKLCIVKLFLSQLRNHKRRSGQHNGILFKCSLENRKELLRRVKVAFDMGDVESRALALVIFGCLADVAKDSADVRYLVLSSLVSHELLQVEASLFAGGCFAELSEDFGSILLEILINLVTSSETSSPVRLAGVRTLAKLGCSSSHACKAYKEGQKLVLCSSEEDFLVAMLISLSKLASRAACLIPVQVDLLFSFLTQEKPLRLRATALKCLHCITVRGMYHFPANAVLISTLACILDEHELPPVLQCEALQVLHKVLLYNLATMSYVDMLEFSQLLNVLENATQSPIMERRLTAISIIVDVLGKLMRKKEKALEESDSVAIPSRILSLITNQINLLVKPVPSLHELGSKIRQDVKSLFHVLLVLVENYPDLSDMVVDNICSLVENMMNEREEFLGRVEPDLPDQEIINLGGESSKFMTSKLLLYVPSVLIACFEHFNEASATTATPALNRVELLTKHVQECSLFDCFTRTVCASLLHSHITYPCILNEAEKNDNLDGNMSISFQQYFVHNEILALDCAKNMLARKDNWSAYKLGKFAACQGAWFSAAFIFEHLSAIVQSDTCCWWLKSLIEFAHAEWKVESVNLPDQGFSLANQLEIEKSAVMSFSNKLDATDQGMYCKQGLPNNIENLVEASKVLRSLEETMGAMVIPGHAFCFQRLFLALRANVLQSVADTLKLYHVPFTQDNGITVDTPSFLQWVTSMACSLNQIASQFNRLAREFDLIATSFLGMDNQSLETISVHALSCSLLAFISGFSLFFPRLHSDHILELSEERLFGILIQDLVWRLQQTDCETSRKLGLLWNIRRWPKSSILPPRSQILKISYVARGLLTACSYAVTGVVALQNEANKGKNDEILYQVAKDGLQLLLNIIIKWMLIPFQTPRQFFRVRPCILSELFALNSDSKSSAEITVLPGSHLSLSLCLQLKNVPVDLRVTWTKLYCILCCRTSFQVPPPGTTNGQIQLGSRDQEPDDMVYLNDKLLQYVKGCAKNANSMQYRRNAGDREGVEACVYFEPNERGQGFSTCLLDVSGFPPGSYRIKWQTCCVDSEGSYWTLLPSNDGPVFHVQKCD, from the exons ATGGAGAGAACATCTGCAGCTTGTGCCATGGAATGGAGCATTGATCTTGAGAAGGGTCTTCGATCAAAGAAACCTG CCATACTACGGATTGGACCAAGACTTGAGCTGTGGGACAGAGAGCCTGCAATTAATGTGGCGCAGTATAACATGTTTGGGTTAATCCCAGGAGAGGATAAGCTATTTGCAAATGCAATCCTCCTTCGTCTTATGGATGCTTTTAGCTTGGGCGACACACAAACCAAGCTTTGTATTGTAAAGCTTTTTTTATCTCAGCTGAGGAACCATAAAAGGAGAAGTGGGCAACATAATGGAATCCTGTTCAAATGTAGCTTAGAAAACCGGAAAGAGTTGCTTAGGCGAGTAAAAGTTGCATTTGACATGGGAGATGTTGAATCAAGAGCACTTGCTTTAGTTATATTTGGTTGCCTGGCTGATGTTGCAAAGGACAGTGCTGATGTCCGTTACCTTGTACTTTCTAGTTTAGTCTCACATGAACTTTTGCAG GTAGAGGCATCCTTATTTGCTGGGGGATGCTTTGCTGAATTGTCTGAAGATTTTGGCTCCATACTTTTGGAGATATTGATTAATCTGGTGACATCATCTGAAACATCATCACCTGTAAGATTAGCAGGAGTGCGAACTCTTGCAAAACTGGGGTGCTCATCTTCACATGCATGTAAAGCTTACAAG GAAGGTCAAAAGCTGGTTTTATGTTCTTCAGAAGAAGATTTCTTGGTTGCAATGCTAATTTCACTTTCAAAACTTGCTTCCAGAGCTGCATGCCTGATTCCTGTACAG GTGGATTTACTCTTCTCTTTTCTAACCCAAGAGAAACCTTTGCGTTTGCGAGCTACGGCGTTAAAATGTCTGCATTGTATCACTGTAAGAGGAATGTACCATTTTCCTGCTAATGCTGTTTTAATCAGCACATTGGCATGCATCCTAGATGAACACGAACTTCCACCAGTCTTGCAATGTGAAGCTCTCCAAGTTCTGCACAAG GTCCTCTTATATAACCTAGCTACTATGTCTTATGTGGACATGCTTGAGTTTTCCCAGCTTTTAAATGTTCTTGAAAATGCTACTCAATCTCCTATCATGGAAAGGAGACTAACAGCCATCAGTATTATAGTTGATGTATTGGGTAAGCTCATGCGAAAGAAAGAGAAGGCTTTAGAAGAAAGTGATTCTGTTGCTATACCATCCAGGATATTGTCATTAATTACAAATCAGATCAACTTGCTGGTTAAGCCTGTACCAAGTCTTCACGAACTTGGTTCAAAAATAAGACAAGATGTTAAAAGCTTGTTCCATGTTCTTCTTGTTCTGGTTGAAAATTATCCAGATCTGAGTGATATGGTGGTGGATAACATTTGTTCACTTGTGGAAAACATGATGAATGAGCGTGAAGAGTTTTTGGGCAGAGTGGAACCTGACCTACCAGATCAAGAGATCATAAATTTGGGAGGAGAAAGTAGCAAGTTTATGACATCAAAGCTCTTGCTTTATGTGCCCAGTGTTTTGATTGCTTGCTTTGAACATTTTAATGAAGCCAGTGCAACTACTGCTACTCCAGCCCTTAATAGAGTGGAGCTTCTCACCAAACATGTACAAGAATGCAGCTTATTCGATTGCTTTACCCGCACGGTCTGTGCTTCTTTGTTGCATTCCCACATCACCTACCCTTGCATTTTGAATGAAGCAGAGAAAAATGATAATCTTGATGGAAACATGTCCATTTCTTTTCAGCAATACTTTGTTCATAATGAAATTCTTGCCCTTGACTGTGCAAAGAATATGTTAGCAAGAAAGGATAACTGGTCTGCTTACAAGCTTGGGAAATTTGCAGCATGTCAGGGAGCATGGTTCAGTGCCGCTTTTATTTTTGAGCATCTCTCAGCAATTGTTCAATCTGATACCTGTTGTTGGTGGTTAAAATCTCTGATTGAGTTTGCTCATGCTGAATGGAAAGTTGAATCGGTCAATTTACCAGACCAAGGTTTTAGTTTAGCAAATCagttagagattgaaaaatcaGCTGTCATGTCTTTCAGCAACAAGTTGGACGCAACAGACCAAGGCATGTATTGCAAACAGGGGTTACCTAACAACATTGAAAATCTTGTGGAGGCTTCTAAGGTTCTTCGTTCTCTAGAGGAAACAATGGGAGCCATGGTGATACCAGGTCATGCTTTTTGTTTCCAGAGATTGTTTTTGGCTCTTAGAGCAAATGTTCTGCAATCTGTGGCTGATACCCTAAAGCTCTACCATGTTCCATTCACACAGGATAATGGTATCACAGTTGATACACCAAGTTTTTTGCAATGGGTAACTTCCATGGCATGCTCTCTCAATCAAATAGCTTCCCAGTTTAATAGGCTAGCACGTGAATTTGATCTAATTGCCACATCTTTCTTGGGCATGGACAACCAAAGTTTGGAAACCATTTCAGTACATGCACTTAGTTGTTCATTATTAGCCTTCATTTCTGgattttcccttttctttccaaGATTACATAGTGACCATATATTGGAATTGTCAGAGGAACGTTTATTTGGTATACTTATACAGGATCTGGTCTGGCGGCTGCAACAAACAGACTGTGAAACCAGCAGAAAACTTGGGTTACTTTGGAACATTCGTAGATGGCCCAAGAGCTCTATTTTACCACCCCGAAGTCAAATATTGAAGATTAGTTATGTAGCAAGAGGCCTTCTTACAGCTTGTAGTTATGCTGTCACAGGGGTGGTTGCTTTGCAAAATGAGGCAAATAAAGGGAAGAATGATGAAATTCTATACCAAGTTGCTAAGGATGGCTTGCAACTTCTGTTGAACATAATTATAAAATGGATGCTCATCCCTTTCCAGACTCCCCGTCAGTTCTTCCGAGTAAG GCCTTGCATTTTATCTGAACTATTTGCTTTAAACAGTGACAGTAAAAGTTCAGCTGAGATAACAGTCTTGCCAGGCTCTCATCTGTCCCTAAGCCTTTGTCTTCAATTGAAAAATGTACCGGTAGATCTCCGAGTTACTTGGACCAAGCTGTATTGCATCCTTTGTTGTAGAACATCTTTCCAGGTACCCCCTCCGGGAACAACTAATGGGCAAATTCAGTTGGGTAGTCGTGATCAAGAGCCTGATGACATGGTTTATTTAAACGATAAGTTATTGCAGTATGTAAAAGGGTGCGCAAAAAATGCCAACAGCATGCAGTATAGACGTAATGCTGGTGATCGTGAAGGTGTTGAGGCGTGTGTGTACTTCGAACCTAATGAGAGAGGGCAAGGATTCTCTACTTGCTTGCTTGATGTTTCTGGTTTTCCTCCGGGTTCTTACAGAATCAAATGGCAGACCTGTTGTGTCGACAGCGAAGGCTCATATTGGACCCTTCTTCCTTCTAATGACGGCCCTGTCTTCCACGTACAGAAATGTGACTAA
- the LOC127795255 gene encoding uncharacterized protein LOC127795255 isoform X1, with the protein MERTSAACAMEWSIDLEKGLRSKKPGQSFEAILRIGPRLELWDREPAINVAQYNMFGLIPGEDKLFANAILLRLMDAFSLGDTQTKLCIVKLFLSQLRNHKRRSGQHNGILFKCSLENRKELLRRVKVAFDMGDVESRALALVIFGCLADVAKDSADVRYLVLSSLVSHELLQVEASLFAGGCFAELSEDFGSILLEILINLVTSSETSSPVRLAGVRTLAKLGCSSSHACKAYKEGQKLVLCSSEEDFLVAMLISLSKLASRAACLIPVQVDLLFSFLTQEKPLRLRATALKCLHCITVRGMYHFPANAVLISTLACILDEHELPPVLQCEALQVLHKVLLYNLATMSYVDMLEFSQLLNVLENATQSPIMERRLTAISIIVDVLGKLMRKKEKALEESDSVAIPSRILSLITNQINLLVKPVPSLHELGSKIRQDVKSLFHVLLVLVENYPDLSDMVVDNICSLVENMMNEREEFLGRVEPDLPDQEIINLGGESSKFMTSKLLLYVPSVLIACFEHFNEASATTATPALNRVELLTKHVQECSLFDCFTRTVCASLLHSHITYPCILNEAEKNDNLDGNMSISFQQYFVHNEILALDCAKNMLARKDNWSAYKLGKFAACQGAWFSAAFIFEHLSAIVQSDTCCWWLKSLIEFAHAEWKVESVNLPDQGFSLANQLEIEKSAVMSFSNKLDATDQGMYCKQGLPNNIENLVEASKVLRSLEETMGAMVIPGHAFCFQRLFLALRANVLQSVADTLKLYHVPFTQDNGITVDTPSFLQWVTSMACSLNQIASQFNRLAREFDLIATSFLGMDNQSLETISVHALSCSLLAFISGFSLFFPRLHSDHILELSEERLFGILIQDLVWRLQQTDCETSRKLGLLWNIRRWPKSSILPPRSQILKISYVARGLLTACSYAVTGVVALQNEANKGKNDEILYQVAKDGLQLLLNIIIKWMLIPFQTPRQFFRVRPCILSELFALNSDSKSSAEITVLPGSHLSLSLCLQLKNVPVDLRVTWTKLYCILCCRTSFQVPPPGTTNGQIQLGSRDQEPDDMVYLNDKLLQYVKGCAKNANSMQYRRNAGDREGVEACVYFEPNERGQGFSTCLLDVSGFPPGSYRIKWQTCCVDSEGSYWTLLPSNDGPVFHVQKCD; encoded by the exons ATGGAGAGAACATCTGCAGCTTGTGCCATGGAATGGAGCATTGATCTTGAGAAGGGTCTTCGATCAAAGAAACCTG GTCAATCTTTTGAAGCCATACTACGGATTGGACCAAGACTTGAGCTGTGGGACAGAGAGCCTGCAATTAATGTGGCGCAGTATAACATGTTTGGGTTAATCCCAGGAGAGGATAAGCTATTTGCAAATGCAATCCTCCTTCGTCTTATGGATGCTTTTAGCTTGGGCGACACACAAACCAAGCTTTGTATTGTAAAGCTTTTTTTATCTCAGCTGAGGAACCATAAAAGGAGAAGTGGGCAACATAATGGAATCCTGTTCAAATGTAGCTTAGAAAACCGGAAAGAGTTGCTTAGGCGAGTAAAAGTTGCATTTGACATGGGAGATGTTGAATCAAGAGCACTTGCTTTAGTTATATTTGGTTGCCTGGCTGATGTTGCAAAGGACAGTGCTGATGTCCGTTACCTTGTACTTTCTAGTTTAGTCTCACATGAACTTTTGCAG GTAGAGGCATCCTTATTTGCTGGGGGATGCTTTGCTGAATTGTCTGAAGATTTTGGCTCCATACTTTTGGAGATATTGATTAATCTGGTGACATCATCTGAAACATCATCACCTGTAAGATTAGCAGGAGTGCGAACTCTTGCAAAACTGGGGTGCTCATCTTCACATGCATGTAAAGCTTACAAG GAAGGTCAAAAGCTGGTTTTATGTTCTTCAGAAGAAGATTTCTTGGTTGCAATGCTAATTTCACTTTCAAAACTTGCTTCCAGAGCTGCATGCCTGATTCCTGTACAG GTGGATTTACTCTTCTCTTTTCTAACCCAAGAGAAACCTTTGCGTTTGCGAGCTACGGCGTTAAAATGTCTGCATTGTATCACTGTAAGAGGAATGTACCATTTTCCTGCTAATGCTGTTTTAATCAGCACATTGGCATGCATCCTAGATGAACACGAACTTCCACCAGTCTTGCAATGTGAAGCTCTCCAAGTTCTGCACAAG GTCCTCTTATATAACCTAGCTACTATGTCTTATGTGGACATGCTTGAGTTTTCCCAGCTTTTAAATGTTCTTGAAAATGCTACTCAATCTCCTATCATGGAAAGGAGACTAACAGCCATCAGTATTATAGTTGATGTATTGGGTAAGCTCATGCGAAAGAAAGAGAAGGCTTTAGAAGAAAGTGATTCTGTTGCTATACCATCCAGGATATTGTCATTAATTACAAATCAGATCAACTTGCTGGTTAAGCCTGTACCAAGTCTTCACGAACTTGGTTCAAAAATAAGACAAGATGTTAAAAGCTTGTTCCATGTTCTTCTTGTTCTGGTTGAAAATTATCCAGATCTGAGTGATATGGTGGTGGATAACATTTGTTCACTTGTGGAAAACATGATGAATGAGCGTGAAGAGTTTTTGGGCAGAGTGGAACCTGACCTACCAGATCAAGAGATCATAAATTTGGGAGGAGAAAGTAGCAAGTTTATGACATCAAAGCTCTTGCTTTATGTGCCCAGTGTTTTGATTGCTTGCTTTGAACATTTTAATGAAGCCAGTGCAACTACTGCTACTCCAGCCCTTAATAGAGTGGAGCTTCTCACCAAACATGTACAAGAATGCAGCTTATTCGATTGCTTTACCCGCACGGTCTGTGCTTCTTTGTTGCATTCCCACATCACCTACCCTTGCATTTTGAATGAAGCAGAGAAAAATGATAATCTTGATGGAAACATGTCCATTTCTTTTCAGCAATACTTTGTTCATAATGAAATTCTTGCCCTTGACTGTGCAAAGAATATGTTAGCAAGAAAGGATAACTGGTCTGCTTACAAGCTTGGGAAATTTGCAGCATGTCAGGGAGCATGGTTCAGTGCCGCTTTTATTTTTGAGCATCTCTCAGCAATTGTTCAATCTGATACCTGTTGTTGGTGGTTAAAATCTCTGATTGAGTTTGCTCATGCTGAATGGAAAGTTGAATCGGTCAATTTACCAGACCAAGGTTTTAGTTTAGCAAATCagttagagattgaaaaatcaGCTGTCATGTCTTTCAGCAACAAGTTGGACGCAACAGACCAAGGCATGTATTGCAAACAGGGGTTACCTAACAACATTGAAAATCTTGTGGAGGCTTCTAAGGTTCTTCGTTCTCTAGAGGAAACAATGGGAGCCATGGTGATACCAGGTCATGCTTTTTGTTTCCAGAGATTGTTTTTGGCTCTTAGAGCAAATGTTCTGCAATCTGTGGCTGATACCCTAAAGCTCTACCATGTTCCATTCACACAGGATAATGGTATCACAGTTGATACACCAAGTTTTTTGCAATGGGTAACTTCCATGGCATGCTCTCTCAATCAAATAGCTTCCCAGTTTAATAGGCTAGCACGTGAATTTGATCTAATTGCCACATCTTTCTTGGGCATGGACAACCAAAGTTTGGAAACCATTTCAGTACATGCACTTAGTTGTTCATTATTAGCCTTCATTTCTGgattttcccttttctttccaaGATTACATAGTGACCATATATTGGAATTGTCAGAGGAACGTTTATTTGGTATACTTATACAGGATCTGGTCTGGCGGCTGCAACAAACAGACTGTGAAACCAGCAGAAAACTTGGGTTACTTTGGAACATTCGTAGATGGCCCAAGAGCTCTATTTTACCACCCCGAAGTCAAATATTGAAGATTAGTTATGTAGCAAGAGGCCTTCTTACAGCTTGTAGTTATGCTGTCACAGGGGTGGTTGCTTTGCAAAATGAGGCAAATAAAGGGAAGAATGATGAAATTCTATACCAAGTTGCTAAGGATGGCTTGCAACTTCTGTTGAACATAATTATAAAATGGATGCTCATCCCTTTCCAGACTCCCCGTCAGTTCTTCCGAGTAAG GCCTTGCATTTTATCTGAACTATTTGCTTTAAACAGTGACAGTAAAAGTTCAGCTGAGATAACAGTCTTGCCAGGCTCTCATCTGTCCCTAAGCCTTTGTCTTCAATTGAAAAATGTACCGGTAGATCTCCGAGTTACTTGGACCAAGCTGTATTGCATCCTTTGTTGTAGAACATCTTTCCAGGTACCCCCTCCGGGAACAACTAATGGGCAAATTCAGTTGGGTAGTCGTGATCAAGAGCCTGATGACATGGTTTATTTAAACGATAAGTTATTGCAGTATGTAAAAGGGTGCGCAAAAAATGCCAACAGCATGCAGTATAGACGTAATGCTGGTGATCGTGAAGGTGTTGAGGCGTGTGTGTACTTCGAACCTAATGAGAGAGGGCAAGGATTCTCTACTTGCTTGCTTGATGTTTCTGGTTTTCCTCCGGGTTCTTACAGAATCAAATGGCAGACCTGTTGTGTCGACAGCGAAGGCTCATATTGGACCCTTCTTCCTTCTAATGACGGCCCTGTCTTCCACGTACAGAAATGTGACTAA
- the LOC127795501 gene encoding protein DMP6-like, which translates to MDIKIENHDDYHRHHDEVPLLQGQKSNKSMSEGEDKTLIQRAISRTFQSTAHLANLLPTGSVLAFQLLAPIFTNQGDCDPVSRVLTAGLISVCGLSCFLLSFTDSFKDKNRNVCYGFATVRGLWVIDGSASLPPGEAAKYRLRFIDFLHALMSIQVFAAVALFDQNVVSCFFPAPSPEVREVLTKLPVGIGVICSMLFVVFPTKRHGIGFPLSTDDI; encoded by the exons ATGGATATTAAGATCGAGAATCACGATGATTATCATCGTCATCATGATGAAGTTCCTCTCTTGCAGGGACAGAAGTCTAATAAATCCATGTCGGAGGGCGAAGACAAGACGCTGATACAGAGAGCCATCAGCCGGACCTTTCAGAGCACGGCTCATCTCGCCAACCTCCTGCCCACCGGCTCCGTTCTCGCCTTCCAGCTGCTGGCGCCCATCTTCACCAACCAG GGCGATTGCGACCCGGTCAGTCGGGTTTTGACGGCCGGGCTGATATCGGTGTGCGGGTTGTCGTGTTTCCTGCTGAGCTTCACCGACAGCTTCAAGGACAAGAACCGTAACGTCTGCTATGGCTTCGCCACAGTCCGGGGCCTGTGGGTGATCGACGGCTCGGCGAGCTTGCCGCCGGGGGAGGCGGCGAAGTACAGGCTGAGGTTCATAGACTTCCTGCATGCTTTGATGTCGATTCAGGTGTTTGCGGCAGTGGCGCTGTTTGATCAGAATGTGGTGAGCTGCTTCTTTCCGGCGCCGTCGCCGGAGGTCAGGGAGGTCCTCACTAAGCTGCCGGTTGGGATTGGGGTCATTTGCAGTATGCTATTTGTTGTTTTCCCGACCAAACGGCATGGAATTGGCTTCCCCCTCAGCACTGATGACATCTGA